In a genomic window of Maricaulis maris MCS10:
- a CDS encoding protein adenylyltransferase SelO, whose amino-acid sequence MSFSPAYRPDPAFSKLGDEFSDPVDPADFPAAIERFWNDRWDGAIGLDGLNAAEREAHFQRFEPLPDNQPRPRAMRYHGHQFRTYNPDLGDGRGFLHAQLRDDAGRLLDLATKGSGQTPWSRGGDGRLTLKGAVREVLAAEMLEALGVQTSKAFCVFETGEQLARNDEPSPTRSAVLTRLGHSHLRIGTFQRHASEGASDRIDALISHAIEHYYPHLAGEADAPAALLSAVVEANARLAASWMAAGFVHGVLNTDNINLTGESFDYGPWRFLPHYEPGFTAAYFDEQGLYCFARQPEAVFWALQQLANALALVGERPSLEAALNTYPELYRTALLEAFLSRFGLASAGEAADEVLVRSFLAFMEASKLVWEAPMHDWFCGDASADRALSGPRAAAYTGPEFEAWRSAFSAHQPVRPERLSHALFERQEAVAMVIDQVEAIWAGIADRDDWSGFADAIGSIRLAGKGFDLGHKRVGFRP is encoded by the coding sequence ATGAGCTTTTCTCCCGCCTACCGGCCCGATCCCGCCTTTTCGAAACTCGGCGATGAGTTTTCCGACCCGGTCGACCCGGCGGACTTCCCCGCCGCCATCGAGCGCTTCTGGAATGATCGCTGGGATGGGGCCATCGGCCTGGACGGTCTCAATGCGGCCGAGCGCGAAGCTCACTTCCAGCGCTTCGAGCCCCTGCCGGACAATCAACCCCGGCCGCGGGCCATGCGTTATCATGGTCATCAGTTCCGGACCTATAATCCGGATCTGGGCGATGGCCGCGGCTTCCTCCATGCGCAATTGCGCGATGATGCTGGACGACTGCTCGACCTCGCGACCAAAGGGTCCGGCCAGACGCCCTGGTCGCGCGGCGGCGATGGCCGCCTGACCCTGAAGGGCGCGGTCCGCGAAGTGCTGGCGGCGGAGATGCTGGAAGCGCTCGGCGTGCAGACATCCAAGGCCTTTTGCGTGTTCGAGACCGGTGAGCAGCTGGCCCGCAATGACGAGCCCTCGCCAACCCGGTCGGCGGTCCTGACCCGTCTCGGCCATTCGCATCTGCGTATCGGCACTTTCCAGCGCCATGCGTCTGAGGGCGCTTCCGACCGCATCGACGCCCTGATCAGCCACGCGATAGAGCATTACTACCCGCACCTCGCTGGTGAGGCCGACGCACCGGCGGCGCTGCTGTCTGCCGTGGTCGAGGCCAATGCCAGGCTGGCTGCCAGCTGGATGGCCGCAGGCTTCGTGCACGGTGTCCTCAATACCGACAATATCAATCTGACCGGCGAGAGTTTCGACTACGGGCCCTGGCGCTTCCTGCCCCATTACGAGCCCGGCTTCACGGCGGCCTATTTCGACGAGCAGGGCCTGTATTGTTTCGCCCGTCAGCCCGAAGCGGTGTTCTGGGCCTTGCAACAACTGGCCAATGCGCTGGCCCTTGTGGGCGAGCGTCCCTCGCTCGAAGCGGCGCTCAATACCTATCCCGAGCTTTACCGCACCGCGCTGCTGGAGGCCTTCCTGTCCCGCTTCGGGCTGGCTTCGGCGGGCGAGGCGGCGGATGAAGTCCTGGTCCGCAGCTTCCTGGCTTTCATGGAAGCGTCCAAACTGGTCTGGGAAGCGCCGATGCATGACTGGTTCTGTGGCGACGCGTCGGCTGACCGCGCCTTGTCCGGCCCGCGCGCCGCTGCCTACACCGGACCTGAATTCGAGGCCTGGCGCAGCGCGTTTTCGGCTCACCAGCCCGTCCGGCCGGAGCGACTGTCGCACGCGCTGTTCGAACGGCAGGAAGCGGTGGCAATGGTGATCGATCAGGTTGAGGCGATCTGGGCCGGTATTGCCGACCGGGATGACTGGTCGGGCTTTGCCGACGCAATCGGGTCCATCCGCCTGGCCGGAAAGGGCTTTGATCTCGGGCACAAGCGCGTAGGGTTCCGGCCATGA
- a CDS encoding alpha/beta hydrolase, whose amino-acid sequence MDTPAWPEALTKFGLPDPLEPARAAPRMRETLRNAAPHMDVRPPEVAEVRDLMVPGAEGEIPARLYRPNGAEAEGPCTFYMHGGGYVIGDLESHDRLCRRLAAHSGARVLAVDYRLAPEYPWPAGVEDCLAAFDWVAGPGASEVGAQPARLAVAGDSAGGGLAAILAQSRRDAICFQLLIYPLLQLVERRKAKPKLLEGHLLSSFTLDQIVRAYLTDPDHARELSVSPLLNNDLAGLPPAHIVAAELDPLLDEGQAYRDRLAAAGIPVSYAIGKTLPHGYFNLTAVLPGARAIIDETAVILGDALRG is encoded by the coding sequence ATGGACACGCCCGCTTGGCCTGAGGCCCTGACAAAATTCGGATTGCCTGACCCGCTCGAACCGGCCCGCGCCGCGCCGCGCATGCGCGAGACCTTGCGCAATGCCGCGCCGCACATGGATGTGCGCCCGCCGGAGGTCGCCGAAGTCCGCGATCTGATGGTTCCCGGAGCCGAGGGTGAGATCCCGGCGCGCCTCTATCGTCCCAACGGTGCCGAGGCCGAGGGGCCCTGTACTTTCTACATGCATGGCGGTGGCTATGTGATCGGTGATCTGGAGAGCCATGACCGGCTTTGTCGGCGCCTGGCCGCCCATTCGGGCGCGCGGGTTCTGGCCGTGGATTACCGTCTGGCGCCGGAATATCCCTGGCCCGCCGGGGTCGAGGACTGTCTGGCGGCCTTCGACTGGGTGGCCGGACCCGGCGCGAGCGAGGTCGGGGCGCAGCCTGCCCGTCTCGCCGTGGCTGGCGACTCGGCGGGCGGCGGCCTGGCAGCAATCCTGGCCCAGTCACGACGCGACGCCATCTGTTTCCAGCTCCTGATCTATCCGCTCCTTCAACTGGTTGAGCGCCGCAAGGCCAAGCCGAAACTGCTCGAGGGCCATCTCCTTTCGAGTTTCACGCTCGACCAGATTGTTCGCGCCTATCTGACCGATCCGGATCATGCCCGTGAGCTCAGTGTTTCACCCCTGCTCAATAATGACCTGGCCGGCCTGCCACCGGCTCACATTGTGGCGGCTGAACTCGATCCGCTGCTGGATGAGGGGCAGGCCTATCGTGACCGGCTCGCGGCGGCCGGCATCCCGGTCAGCTATGCCATCGGCAAGACCTTGCCGCATGGCTATTTCAATCTGACTGCGGTCCTGCCCGGCGCCCGGGCAATCATCGATGAAACTGCGGTCATTCTGGGTGATGCGCTGCGCGGGTGA
- a CDS encoding DUF924 family protein produces the protein MSIQHPTIDDVLDFWFETAGPARWYASSPAFDARVRRLFARPIEDHARLWWESEHPWEDSAFGGLALIVMFDQFTRNAWRGSGHAFAHDEIARNVAWTMLERGYDWAIPDDRRAFVYMPFMHSEDIEDQDLCVALAADRLSGSGTLDHAIKHRDVIRQFGRFPYRNEALQRTSTPAETAYLQGGGYAPGRKRA, from the coding sequence ATGAGCATTCAGCATCCCACCATCGACGACGTTCTCGACTTCTGGTTCGAGACGGCGGGTCCGGCCCGCTGGTATGCGTCCTCGCCCGCATTCGACGCCCGTGTGCGTCGCCTGTTCGCGCGGCCCATCGAAGACCATGCGCGGCTGTGGTGGGAGAGCGAGCACCCCTGGGAAGACAGCGCCTTTGGAGGCCTGGCCCTGATCGTGATGTTCGACCAGTTCACGCGCAATGCCTGGCGCGGTTCCGGTCACGCCTTCGCCCATGACGAGATTGCCCGCAATGTCGCCTGGACCATGCTCGAGCGTGGCTATGACTGGGCCATCCCGGACGACCGGCGGGCCTTCGTCTATATGCCCTTCATGCATTCCGAGGACATCGAGGACCAGGATTTGTGCGTCGCCCTGGCCGCTGACCGGCTATCGGGTAGCGGAACGCTCGACCACGCCATCAAGCATCGCGATGTGATCCGTCAGTTTGGTCGCTTCCCCTATCGCAATGAGGCGCTCCAGCGGACCTCCACGCCGGCCGAAACCGCGTATCTGCAAGGCGGCGGATATGCACCGGGCCGCAAACGCGCCTGA